In the genome of Thermoproteus tenax Kra 1, the window ATGTGGGCGCCCATTTTGGGCACTACGAAGACGCCGAGGACGTCGCCTCTGACGGGGTCAGGTATGCCCACTACAGCGGCCTCGGCCACGGCGGGATGCGACGTAAGTATGTCCTCTACCTCCCTCGTGGAGAGCCTGTGGCCAGCCACCTTTATCACGTCGTCGGATCTCCCCAGTATGTGCAAGTGCCCATCCTCGTCCAAATAGCCTAAGTCGCCCGTGTGGTAGTAGCCGGGGAACTTGGACCAGTAGGATTTGACGTAGCGGTCCGGGTCCCCCCACAGCGTGTGCAAGAAGGCGGGCGGCAGAGGCGGCTTGGCGACGACGTGGCCCTTCTCGCCGGCAGGTAGCGGCCTCCCGTTGTCGTCTAAGATCTCTATTCTCAGAGTGGGATAGGGGTGGCCCACCGAGCCGTACTTGTATCTGAACCCTCCCAAGTTCATCGAGCCGGGCGCTGTGACGAAACACGCAGTCTCAGTCTGGCCCCAGATGTCGGCTATGTAGCAGTCGGGCCTCCCTCTACAGACCACGTCCCTCATCCACTTGTAGGCCTCCTCGTTCAAGACCTCCCCGGTGGGGTAGAGGGCCATCAGCCTCTTGAGGCCGTACTTCATGGGCCATTCATCCCCGTATTTCATTAATAGCCTTATAGCCGTCGGCGAGAACAACATGTGGGTCACTCCGAATCTATCGGCTATCTCCCACCATATGCCCGGGTGCGGATAGTCGGGGGCGTCCTCGTACCACAAGACGGTCAACCCGTTGAGCAATGGGCCGTGGACGCCGTAGTGGTGGCCCGAGATCCAGCCTATGTCCGCAGTGGAGAAGAAGACTATATCATCTCTGAACTCCCTCTCGGCGCCTGTGAGGTGGTTGAAGGCGTACCAGATCCAGACCATGTAGGAGCCGTGTAAATGGAGGATGCCCTTGGGCTTGCCGGTGGTGCCCGAGGTGTAGAGTATAAAGAGCGGGGCATCGCCCTCGACCCACTCGGGCTCTGCGTAGACCTCTCCCCTCAGCTCCCGGGTGGCCTCGTGCCACCAGAGGTCTCTGCCCTCCCTCATGGGGACCTCGGCGCCCACTCTCCTATAGACTAACACTTGAGCATCTGAGTTGGCGAGCTTCAACGCTTCATCGA includes:
- a CDS encoding acetate--CoA ligase, with amino-acid sequence MSKEFLEVYRKSLEDPVGFWAEQAKRLYWKEPWEKTYDDSNPPFYKWFVGGKTNISYNALDRHIKEGRGNKAALIWVSASGETRILRYWDLYIEVNKLATALRSLGVGRGDRVAIYMPMIPEAMVAMLAVNRIGAVHTVVFSGFGAQALADRIVDSKASLVITADGMTRRGKTTLLKPTVDEALKLANSDAQVLVYRRVGAEVPMREGRDLWWHEATRELRGEVYAEPEWVEGDAPLFILYTSGTTGKPKGILHLHGSYMVWIWYAFNHLTGAEREFRDDIVFFSTADIGWISGHHYGVHGPLLNGLTVLWYEDAPDYPHPGIWWEIADRFGVTHMLFSPTAIRLLMKYGDEWPMKYGLKRLMALYPTGEVLNEEAYKWMRDVVCRGRPDCYIADIWGQTETACFVTAPGSMNLGGFRYKYGSVGHPYPTLRIEILDDNGRPLPAGEKGHVVAKPPLPPAFLHTLWGDPDRYVKSYWSKFPGYYHTGDLGYLDEDGHLHILGRSDDVIKVAGHRLSTREVEDILTSHPAVAEAAVVGIPDPVRGDVLGVFVVPKMGAHITEDEVVSHLKKMLGPIAVVGRVVILNKLPKTRTGKVMRRVLRAMAAGQSLGDLSTLEDEESIEELRQKL